A region of the Pseudarthrobacter oxydans genome:
GCGCGATCAGCACGATCGGCGCGGTGATGCCTTCCACCCGCGCGAAGCTGAGGTAGCCCATGAAGACGGTGAAGAACAGCCACCACCAGGCGGGCGCAATGCCGCCCGCCTTCCGCGGTCCGCGGGTGAGGAAGGCAAGCCCGACGGCGTTGAGGGCTGTGATGATCAGGAACCAGACGAGGAGGTACAGGTCCGGTCCCGCGATGTTGGCGAGGAAGATGGGGAGCTGCGCCAGTACCGGGTAGACCCAGGGGCTGATCTTCCCGTCCAGGTCCTGCGGGTTGTAGCCGTCCACGGCCCACTGGCGGTACTGCTCGGTGTCGCTGAACGTATCGCCGTGCAGGAAGAAGGACGCCATCCAGCCCAGGAAATAGAGATGGACGACGGCGAAGCCCCACCACACGGAGGACGGGCGGGCGAACCAGTCCACCACCTTGGCGGGGAGGACTTTGGTGCGGACGGTCACCAGCCGGTCAAAGAACTTCGCGGAAATGTCAGGACTCCTTCAGCGCGGGAGCCGCTGCGGGCGTCTTCTTACCCAGCAGGTAGAGGCGGCGGACGCTCCACAGGAACAGGACCACCAGGAGGACGTTGCGGATGGTCAGCACCAGCGCCATCCAGGGGTTGTTGTGGCTCAGGGCGTCGTAGAAGAGCGGGTAGATGAAGTACGTGGCCACGGCGATAACGATCAGCATGGTGGCAGGGACGCGCCATTCCCGCCAGCTGTGGGCCAAACCGACGGCGACAGCGGGGGCGAGCCACACCATGAACTGCGGGGAGCCTACCTTGTTGAAGACAACGAACGCGGTGGCCAGCGTAAGGGCGCCGGCCAGGAGCAGTTCAGTGCGGTCCACGCCGCCGCTGACTTTTCCGTTATGGAGCGCCCAGAACGTCAGGGCCGCCACCAGCAGTGCCGCCAGGACCAGGAGGGGCTGCATCAGCACTGACATCAGCGCCGTGCCGGGGCCGTCCACCTGCATGGAGTTGATGTCCGTGTTCATGTACATCCGGGAACCGCCCACGTTCAGGACGGACAGCCAGAGCCAGGGCGTGGTGAAGGTGGCCTCCAGCTGCATGCCGCGGTCACCCTGCTGGGTGAGGAAGTTCAAAAGCTTGGGGACGCTGCCCACCGCAGCGGCCAGCGCGACGACCCCCGCCGTCGTCGTTATGCCTGCCAGGACCACCAGGATCCGGTTCCGGACGACCGCGAACAGGGCCAGCATGACCGCTGCCGGCCACACCTTGACCCAGGTGCCGATGGCCAGCAGGACGGAGGCGATGAACGGCCGGCCCACGCCGTATGCGAGGGCGACCAGGACCAGCGGGGCGGTGAGCCCGTCCACGCGGGCGAAGCCGAGCCAGCCCATCAGCAACGTGAAGACCAGCCACCACCAGGCGGCGGGGATCGCGTTGCGGTCGCGGCCGCGGTTGGTGAGCTTCAGCAGGGCCCAGCCGTTGAGCAGCGTGGTCATCAGCACCCACAGGAAAAAGAACGGTCCGGGGCCGGCGACGCCCGCGACGGCCATGGGGATCAGCGCCAGGATGGGGTAGACCCAGGGGCTGGGGCCGCCGGTCAGGTTGGCGTCGTTGAAGCCTGCCATGGCCCAGTCGCGGTAGATGAAGGTGTCGCTGAAGGCTTCGCCGCGCAGGGACACCGAGGCGGCGAAGACCAGGAAGACCATGTGCACAACGATGAATCCGCCCAGCAGTCCGCGCCCGGTGTTCAGCCGCGCCCGGGCGGGTGCGGGAAGGATGACATTGCGGATCCGGGTGAGTCTGCCGAAGAAAGCGTCCGTGGAAATGGCGGGATCCTTGTCAGTTTGTGGCACGCGTATGGTGCTGCGCTGGTTGCTTGGTTCTGCCGCCTGGCGGTTGTTCAGGGGCATGGGAACCGTCCGAAAACAGCGCCCACTCCTGTCCAACTCTAATTCAACCGCTTGGAGCCCGATGACTGTTGCAAGTCCACGGAAAGCCATATCCCTCTCTGACCTGCGGCTTTTATCTAAAGTTGCTGGCAGTTTAACGTTCGGGAAACATTGGGCGGGGCACACCGATGCCCGCTTCGTCTGCAGCCTTGGGGAGCGCAGGTGCCTGTTCACCCCCCCCGTCCCTCGACCTACAAAGGCTAGACCCATGAACTTCCCCCTCACCCTGACCGTCGCCGACCGCCACAGCATGGACGCTGAGCTCGACGCCGCCGTGACGGCCGCCAAGGCCCAGGCACTCGCCGGCAAGCGCCACGGCATCCTGGTCACACGCCTCGGCGTCGACAAGTTCACTGTTGCCCTCAGCGAGGCAGTCCCCTTCGGCCTCACCCGCGAACACCAGGCCTGGTAGCCGGGCGGCCGGTCCGCGTTACCGGCGCTGCGGAGCCGTTTCCGGGCCCATTCTGCTCTCTTCGGTTCCTGATGCGCGGCTGTGCATCAGAAGGTTAGCCAACCGTGACCTTCCAATCGTTCCGTCCCGGCGCATCGCCCGTTACTGTCGACAGCACCATCCGGGACAACGGAGAAGAGGCACGATGAGCATCGACATCGAGATTGGTACAAGCCTCAGCAATGAGGACGCAGCGCACTTTGCGGCCAAGACGGAAGCAATCACCTCAGCGATGCAGAGGGTGCGGGAATTGCATGCGGCTTACAGCTGGGTGTGGACGGACGAGATCCGCTGCCGGGGCTGCAACGCCAGCCTGGACATACCGCTGCTGGCCAGCACGAACGTGAGCGCCGACAAGGCCTTCCAGGCACACCAGTCCGCCCAGCTGGATGCCCTCTTGGCTGCTGGCGGACATCAGCGCGGGGAATCCGGCTAGCGGTACCAGCCCACGGAACGGTCGTAACTGGACACCAAGGCTCCCGTGCCTGATGCGCCGCTTCCGCCCGCCGGAAAGTAGATGGCCCCAAACTCGGCGCCTTGGGCTTCGATCCGTTTGCGTGCCCAGGCCTTGGCGGCTTCGATGTCCGTTTCCGGGATGCTTTCGCGGGTGTTGTTTCCAGCGCTGAGATGGATGTCCAGCTGGTACTCCCCGGGCTGGGAGGCTCCGGCATGGTGGCCTGGATCCCGCTCATCGCGCCTGCTGACCATCACCTGCGCCAAGGCATGGAGGACGGACGGGTCCTTGGCGGTGCTGCCATGCTGCTGTTGTTCCATCCGCAGCGCTGAAACCACGTTCTCCACGGTGTCCCCATCGCTGACCACGTACGACGCTCCGGCGACGTCCGCCTCCGAGCCCCCAACGCTTTCCAAGTACTGCATAAATTGCTCGGAGCTGGACTGTCTGGAGTTCATGCACCCTCCCTGAGGGCTATTCGCGGCAAATGCCGACCCGCCCAACACTAGACCCATATGGGTCCTCTGAACGGGTGCTCCCGGGACCGATTTGGACGCAACGGGCGGCCGGCCCGCGCGGAGGCCTGTGCACACCTTCCATTTCCACTGTATCCCCGTAGGTGGGGCTTGCGGCAAGGCCCGGGCGCGGCCGGATAATCGCAGGGCCGGAAACCGGGAGAACTGGAGCAAGCGGAATGACAGGGCATGCGGTAGTGATTGTGGGCGGCGGCCCGACGGGGCTGATGCTGGCAGGGGAGTTGGCGCTGGCGGAGGTTGATGTGGCCGTTGTGGAGCGGCGCCCCAACCAGGACCTCGCCGGAGCGCGGGCGGGCGGGCTTCATGCGCGGACCCTTGAAGTCCTGGACCAGCGAGGCATCGCGGGGAGGTTCCTCGCCGAGGGCCAGGTGGCCCAGGTGGCGGGCTTCGCCGGCACCCGCCTGGACATCAGCGACTTTCCCACCCGCCATCCCTACGGGCTGGGCCTGTGGCAGAACCACATCGAACGCATCCTGGCCGGCTGGGTGGCGGAGCTGGCCGTAACGTTCTACCGCGGATGCGAGGTGACCGGCCTGGCGCAGGATGGCACCGGCGTCGGCCTCCACCTCAAGGACGGCAGGACGCTGCGGGGGGACTACGTGGTGGGGTGCGACGGCGGCAGGAGCCTCGTCCGTAAGGCTGCGGGCATCGGGTTCCCCGGCTGGGAACCCACCACCAGTGCGCTGATTGCCGAGGTGGAGATGACAGGCCAGCCGGAGTTCGGCGTGCACCGGAACGCTTTTGGCATCCACTCCTTTGGCCGGCGGGAGTACAAGATCGTGGACGGCAAGGTGGTTTACGCGGACAGCGGGCCGGTGGGGGTGATGGTGACCGAGGAACACGTGGGTCCCGCTACGGAACCCACGCTGGCTGATCTCAGCGCGGCCCTGATTGCCGCCTGCGGCACGGACTACGGGGCCCACAGCCCCACCTGGATTTCCCGGTTCACGGACATGACGCGCCAGGCCGCTGCCTACCGTTCGGGGCGGATCCTCCTCGCGGGCGACGCGGCGCACGTGCATGCCCCGGACGGCGGGCAGGGCCTGAACATCGGGGTGCAGGACGCGGTGAACCTGGGCTGGAAGCTGGGGCAGGTGGTCCATGGAACAGCCCCGGACGGGCTCCTGGATACCTACCATGCCGAGCGCCACCCGGTGGCTGCCCGCGTGCTGCGCAACACCATGGCGCAGAGTGCACTGCGCCGCCCGGACCCGCGGATCGAGGCGGCAGGGGAAGTTGTTGCCGAGCTCCTGGGCATGGAGGAACCGCGCCGGCGTTTCGCGGCAATGCAGTCCGGCCTGGACGTTCACTACGACGTCGGCAAGGGACACCCGCTGCTCGGGCGGCGGATGCCCGACGTCGAGCTCGCCGCCCGGGAAGGACCCCGCACGGTCTATTCGCTGCTGCATGACGCCCGGCCCGTGCTCCTGAACTTCGGGGTGCCGGGCGCCTTCGACAATCTTCCGCGGCCGCCACGGGTGAAGCTGGTGGATGCCGAGTACGGCGGGGCATGGGAGCTGCCCGCGCTCGGGGACGTTCCGGCGCCTGCCGCAGTCCTCGTCCGGCCGGACGGGCATGTGGCCTGGGTGGGTGGCGGAAGCGACGCCGGCCTCAGGGAGGCGCTGGCCAGATGGTTCGGACCCGCCATGCCGCCGGCTTCGGTGCCAAGCCTTTGACCCCCCTTTTCGTTACGTCATGCTTCGGGCCGTGACCCCGTATTGCCCAGGGAGTCAGTGCGTTTCACCCCCGATTGAACAGCACGCTTACGGGTGGTTGGTTTGAACCACCGGCCTCGAAAGGAAAGAACAATGACGGAACACTTTGACCTCACGCCGCAGCGCCTGCGCCACGTCCTGGGCCATTTCGCCTCCGGACTGACCGTCATCACCGCCGCCACGGACAACGGCCCCGTTGGCTTCACCTGCCAGTCGTTTTCGTCGCTCTCCCTGGACCCCGCCCTGGTCACCTTCAGCCCTGCACGAAGCTCCAGCACCTGGCCGCGGCTGCGCGACGCGGGCCGGTTCACCGTGAACATCCTGCCCGCGGAACACCAGCACCTGGCAGCCCGGTTTGCCCGCTCCGGCACCGACAAATACGCCGGCGTCAACTACTCTGCGTCACCCCTGGGCAATCCCGTACTGGACCAGGCGCTCGCCTGGGTGGACTGCGAACTGCATGAGGAGTACGACGGCGGCGACCACACCATTGTGGTGGGTGCTGTCCGCGCACTGGGGGCGCGGGAGGGCGCCGAGCCGCTCCTCTTCTTCAAGGGCGGCTACTTTGAAGGAGTGGAACCCCGTGCCAATCGGCAGGAGAAGGTGGCATGACGGGGCCAGGTCCCGGCAGCCCCTTGACCGCGTTTTCTTCAG
Encoded here:
- a CDS encoding FAD-dependent monooxygenase, producing MTGHAVVIVGGGPTGLMLAGELALAEVDVAVVERRPNQDLAGARAGGLHARTLEVLDQRGIAGRFLAEGQVAQVAGFAGTRLDISDFPTRHPYGLGLWQNHIERILAGWVAELAVTFYRGCEVTGLAQDGTGVGLHLKDGRTLRGDYVVGCDGGRSLVRKAAGIGFPGWEPTTSALIAEVEMTGQPEFGVHRNAFGIHSFGRREYKIVDGKVVYADSGPVGVMVTEEHVGPATEPTLADLSAALIAACGTDYGAHSPTWISRFTDMTRQAAAYRSGRILLAGDAAHVHAPDGGQGLNIGVQDAVNLGWKLGQVVHGTAPDGLLDTYHAERHPVAARVLRNTMAQSALRRPDPRIEAAGEVVAELLGMEEPRRRFAAMQSGLDVHYDVGKGHPLLGRRMPDVELAAREGPRTVYSLLHDARPVLLNFGVPGAFDNLPRPPRVKLVDAEYGGAWELPALGDVPAPAAVLVRPDGHVAWVGGGSDAGLREALARWFGPAMPPASVPSL
- a CDS encoding flavin reductase family protein, translated to MTEHFDLTPQRLRHVLGHFASGLTVITAATDNGPVGFTCQSFSSLSLDPALVTFSPARSSSTWPRLRDAGRFTVNILPAEHQHLAARFARSGTDKYAGVNYSASPLGNPVLDQALAWVDCELHEEYDGGDHTIVVGAVRALGAREGAEPLLFFKGGYFEGVEPRANRQEKVA
- a CDS encoding glycosyltransferase family 87 protein, producing MSTDAFFGRLTRIRNVILPAPARARLNTGRGLLGGFIVVHMVFLVFAASVSLRGEAFSDTFIYRDWAMAGFNDANLTGGPSPWVYPILALIPMAVAGVAGPGPFFFLWVLMTTLLNGWALLKLTNRGRDRNAIPAAWWWLVFTLLMGWLGFARVDGLTAPLVLVALAYGVGRPFIASVLLAIGTWVKVWPAAVMLALFAVVRNRILVVLAGITTTAGVVALAAAVGSVPKLLNFLTQQGDRGMQLEATFTTPWLWLSVLNVGGSRMYMNTDINSMQVDGPGTALMSVLMQPLLVLAALLVAALTFWALHNGKVSGGVDRTELLLAGALTLATAFVVFNKVGSPQFMVWLAPAVAVGLAHSWREWRVPATMLIVIAVATYFIYPLFYDALSHNNPWMALVLTIRNVLLVVLFLWSVRRLYLLGKKTPAAAPALKES